The Gloeobacter morelensis MG652769 genome contains the following window.
GCACTGAAGAGCGCACTAGCCAAGCGGATTGCTTGACATCAAGAGAAGCCCCCGAAACGGTTTCCAACTAATCGCTCCCGCACTGAAGAGCGCACCTGGCTGACGGAAAACTGGCCGGGGCGAACCTGTGGGGTTTCCAACTAATCGCTCCCGCACTGAAGAGCGCACCCGATCTGGCCGGGGCGAACCGGGAATAGAATCTGTCGCACCCTTGCAAGTTTCCAACTAATCGCTCCCGCACTGAAGAGCGCACTTCCAGATCATGGGAGATAACTTCAAGATCTGCGGGTGGTTTCCAACTAATCGCTCCCGCACTGAAGAGCGCACTGGACTCCGTCAGAATGGATGAGCTACTTGAAGCCATCGCGTACGTTTCCAACTAATCGCTCCCGCACTGAAGAGCGCACCGTGAAAGCTGCGCTTTGGCCGCTCAAGCCTCCCAGGCAGGGAGGTTTCCAACTAATCGCTCCCGCACTGAAGAGCGCACTCGCCCTAACCTGATCGCGTTTTGCGAGTTTATCAAGCGTTTCCAACTAATCGCTCCCGCACTGAAGAGCGCACAGGTCGACGTGCAGCGCGCCGGGGAACACGAAGCCCAGCTCGTTTCCAACTAATCGCTCCCGCACTGAAGAGCGCACATATTTCACAATCCATACTATTCTCAATATCACTCTCTTCTTGTTTCCAACTAATCGCTCCCGCACTGAAGAGCGCACGCGCCGATTTAGCCCGCGCGAACCTGACCGGTGCCGATCTGTTTCCAACTAATCGCTCCCGCACTGAAGAGCGCACCTGACCCGCGCGAAGCTGGCAGGCGCGAACCTCACGGTCGGTTTCCAACTAATCGCTCCCGCACTGAAGAGCGCACCCAACCTCACCGGCGCAAAGCTGGCAGGCGCCAACCTCACGGTCGCCAACCTGTTTCCAACTAATCGCTCCCGCACTGAAGAGCGCACCCGGGCGGTGTTCGCCCCAGAGGATCTCGTCGTGGTTGTTTCCAACTAATCGCTCCCGCACTGAAGAGCGCACTGCTCGAAGTGCGGTCAAGACGCTGCTACAATCAGGCATGTTTCCAACTAATCGCTCCCGCACTGAAGAGCGCACCTTAATGCCTATGGCTCGATTTACAACAGACCCTCTGCCGTTTCCAACTAATCGCTCCCGCACTGAAGAGCGCACAGCTGAGTTGTGGGAGTTGTTCTTCCACTGGGCATCAGGCAAGTTTCCAACTAATCGCTCCCGCACTGAAGAGCGCACACCCACGGCGAAGCAGGCCGCCCGGCCAACCTGGCGGAGGCGTTTCCAACTAATCGCTCCCGCACTGAAGAGCGCACCTGCCTTGAACACTTTTTGGGCTGCTCTTATAAGGCCAGAGGATGTTTCCAACTAATCGCTCCCGCACTGAAGAGCGCACGTAATGAGCCGCCCGCGCTACCCGAGCGACGACAAACAGCGCGAGTACCGCGCCGCCCACGAACTGCGGGTTTCCAACTAATCGCTCCCGCACTGAAGAGCGCACTCAGAAGCGTCGTCGCCATCGCCGTCCATGCGCCAGAGCTGGGTTTCCAACTAATCGCTCCCGCACTGAAGAGCGCACCGAGGGCCTGAGCTAGTACCCGTGAGGATCTCTCAAGTCTTTGCTCGAAGGTTTCCAACTAATCGCTCCCGCACTGAAGAGCGCACCCTCGACATTGAGGAGTTGATCGATCCCGATCCCATCGGGTTTCCAACTAATCGCTCCCGCACTGAAGAGCGCACGCGCCGAGTACGCCCAATCGGAGGTGCAGGCCATCCTCGATGAACTGGAGGTTTCCAACTAATCGCTCCCGCACTGAAGAGCGCACTCCGACGATGGGCTGGGGGCTGATGATCTCTACCAGGGTTTTCAACTAATCGCTCCCGCACTGAAGAGCGCACAGCCAAGGTCAAGGCCGATACGGAGCTCCAAAAGCGCATTCAGGTTTCCAACTAATCGCTCCCGCACTGAAGAGCGCACTTGATGCCAACGTCAGCGCGGGAGTATTCCGATGACCTATTCGGTTTCCAACTAATCGCTCCCGCACTGAAGAGCGCACACTTTCATGCCGTAGACAATGCCCAAGTCAAAGGAGGTTTCCAACTAATCGCTCCCGCACTGAAGAGCGCACCTCCCTGCTGAACAATCGAGGCAGATAAAAGGTTTTAGGTTTCCAACTAATCGCTCCCGCACTGAAGAGCGCACTGGTAGCTAAGGCTTACCGTGAGGGCTTCAATGCCCGCATTGTTTCCAACTAATCGCTCCCGCACTGAAGAGCGCACCGGAGGGGGGAAGACCGGCGCGCGCCGAGAATAAAAGTTTCCAACTAATCGCTCCCGCACTGAAGAGCGCACGCAAAAGGAACTTGAGAACTTGCAGAAGCGGCTGCTCAGTTTCCAACTAATCGCTCCCGCACTGAAGAGCGCACCCCACTGACCGATCTTGACAACAAGTTGGCGGAGTCGTGTTTCCAACTAATCGCTCCCGCACTGAAGAGCGCACACTGATGGGCTCTACTAAGGCGTTTGAATTCAGCCAATCTAAGTTTCCAACTAATCGCTCCCGCACTGAAGAGCGCACGGCGAACCTGGCCGGGGCTGACCTGACCGGGGCTGATTTGACGTTTCCAACTAATCGCTCCCGCACTGAAGAGCGCACGCCGTAATCCATGGCCTGACCGGCCAGTTCCCACTGGTCATGTTTCCAACTAATCGCTCCCGCACTGAAGAGCGCACAGCGACCAGTGTAGTCCAATCCCAGAGCAGTTTCCAGGAGAAGGATGCGACGATCTCTTTGCATCGGGCAGAGTCCTGAGAAGCATTTGTATGTTTGGAAAGGCTCAAAGCCTTGTGCTGCAATGGATCGACGACCTCTACGAGAAACCGGCACTGCAGAGGGTGGGCGGAGATCGTCGAGGGCGGAAAGTTAGTGTCAAACAACGATGTAGTCCGGCGCTTTGTAAGGTTCATCGCCACCGTAGACGACGATTTTGGGACGGGAATTTTCGATGAGCGGATAGCACCTCAGCGAGTCTTCGGGGAGTTGCAAGAGCTTGACCAGTCTGGATTTGAGCTGTTGAAACTTCTCGTCGTCCAGATCGCACTCAAATACGCTGTACTGGACTCTTTTGCCGTAGCCGAGCAGCAACTTCGCGATTTTATTGCGCCGTTTGGTGACAGGAATGTCGTACGCGACGAGCCAGAGCATGGTCAGCGGATGCGGTAGGCAACCAGTTCTTGATTGCGGTAAAGACTGTCGCGGTAGGTGCGCACGGCCCAGTCCAACAGTTCCCAACGATACCCCTCGCGCTCATTGGGCAATTGAATGGTTTGTGCCATGTACTGCTCGAATTGGGCAATCACCAAACGGCGACCGACGTCTCCCAGGTAGCAGCTTCCCTGAACATAGTCGAAGTGCGATTCGTCCAGCATGCGGCGGTTGATCAGCGTGATCACCAGCGAATCGACAATCGGAGCGCGAAAGGGCTCGATTAAATCGGAAATCAAAGCCAGATGGCCGTCGTCCAGGGCGTGCAGATGAGCCGGATACGGATCGAGGCCGTAAACTTCCACGACTGCCCGCAGATGGTTCCAAAGCAGACTGTAGCCAAAACTCAGCAGCGCGTTGACTGGGTTGGTGGGCGGGCGGCGGACGCGCTCGACCAGGCGAAAGCGCCCATCTTGCAACTGCCGCCCAAAAGCCGGAAAGTATTGGGCCGCCGCCGCACCCTCCAGACCGAACAGTTGCTGTACCGAGTTCGCCCGCACGACGCGCTCCTCCAGATAGGCCAGGATCTGTACAGCAAGCTCGTTTTCACTCACCGCCCGCCGCCGCTGCTGACGCATCAAGAGCACCCGCTGGTTGTGGATTTTGGCAGCCACCAGCGTGCGGGCGATGGCGAGCGAACAGCCTGGATCGCTGTTGGCCTGCCATTGCAAAAACCGCTGGCGGCTGCGGCCCGCAAAAGGTGCGCTCACGGTGCCGTAGAGCCAACCCTGCCGCGACAGATAGGCGGCAGGGATGCGGCGCACCAGACAGGTGCGCACGACGTCAGCTGTCAGGTGAATGCGGCCAAAAAGAAACAGCCGCTCGATTTGTGCAAGGGGAACCTGCCGCAACAGCCTTTGCTGCTGGGTAATCACCAGCTGTTCGGCCTGCTTGCCGACCTGGCTGCCCTGCTCCAACAGGTACAGGCTAGCCACGACCCCTCCGAACGGGCAAAGGACCTCCACCCGCCAACAGCCAGCCCGCGATGCTGTCACCCACCAGGGCGACCCCGAGGCTGGAAAGGGCCACAAGCGCGGTGCAGGTGAGCACCGCCGCAAGACCCAAAGGGGCGATGAGCAAGATGACCAGCGTCACCAGCCCGTTGACGGCGGCGACGGCGAGACAGCGAAAAAAGACGAGGCGCTGGGGTTGCATGGCTTGCTCCTGGGGGCATTGGATGACATCGATGAACTGGGACGGCTTGGGGGGAAGTGATGCACCGATCAGTTGGATAGGTTGGAGTTGCTTTGGGCGGGCAATGGAAGGGGCTGCCCGGGCGGGGAGGGAGGCAGCGAAGCCAGGGTCTGCTCGTCGAGCTGCTCGATGGTCGTAGCGAACACTGCGTTGGCCCGAATGACGCCCTGGGCAGCCAGGCGCAACTGTTCCAACCGCTCGCGCTCCGTGTCGTTTTCGGCCTGCCGGTGCTGTTGCTCAGCCTGCTGGATGCGGATTTGCTCCTGCAACTGAGCGATAGCCTGCTGGGAGGCGGCAAGTTCCTCCCGGGCGCACTCAAGCTCCTGGCGGGTCCGTCTGCGCTCGGCTTCGACCCGCTCCGGCAGCAAATCCTGGTTGATGAGCCATTGCGCCTCAGCCATCGCCCGGTACATGCGGCCGTAGTGGTAGAACTGCTCGGGGATGTAGTAGCGCAAGGCCTCGTGGGTGGCCTTACCAAGGACGATGCCCAGGGTGATCAAGCTGGCTGCCAGGGTGGCGAGTTGCTTCAAGACCGGCGCGTCCGAAGGCAGGTACTGTGAAAGCAGATTGTAGAGGGCCGCCACATCCACTGCCCCCGCGGTGAGGCCAATCAACCCCCACAGCAGGCAGGTAAACCAGCCGTAGCGGCGCGACTCCGCCTCCAGAGGCAGCAAGGCCCGCAGGCGGGCACTTTGCCGGCTGTCCTGCAGCCGCTCGGCCGCTGCGAGCATCCCCCGCAACCGGCACCCGAGGTGAAAGGCGCTAAAGGCAGCGACAAAGGCTTTGACCGCTCCCCAGACAAATAAGGCGGCGGTGAGCAGCGAGAGGGCCAGACCGAAGCCGCCGCGCAACGGCAAAGGCAAGACCCCGGCGATTACCTTGTTGAAGGCGACGGCGGTGATCAGCCCGCCGACCAGTGCCCCCAGCACACTCACCAACAGATGCCAGCGCCGGGCGGTAAACCAGCTGACCAGCCGGTAGGAGTCAGGATTTTTGCCCTGCTCACCAAACTCGTTGGCCAACTGCAAATATTCGGCGTAGAGCAACTGATCTTCCAGGCGAGGCTGGTCGCCTGCGGCCCCGGCGGGGGCGGAAGCCTCGGCTAATGCGCGGGTCTCGGAGGAGTGCATAGTTGTACTCACTGGTATGGGTAAATATCAGGAAAGACCGGCCCGAAAGCGCTCCAGCGCATTGAGGTAGCAAGCGGGCGCTTCGTCGCGGCCACACAAGCTCAGGCGCTCGCCAAGGGCAGGGCGCAAAGCGCTATCGATCCGCTCGCGCCGCGGACCTTCAGGACCGACAAAAAGCACGAAGGTCCCCGTTCGGGCCGTCCGCTGCGCCCAACGCTGCAGATCGGGCTGGGGCATGTTGAGGGTGCCAGTGCCGCCTTCATCGGCGGCGTCGGTGAAGACGACCAGCAGGACCGTTGCCGCCGCGCGGGGGGCTCCAGGGCGCTCCTCAACAAACTGCAGACCGCGCTCCAGAGCGCCTCCCAGACTGGTGCCGCGCTCCTGCGGCAGGGTGCGGCCGAGCGAAGCAAGCAACCGGTCAAAAGCGTCCGGCTCGGGGTGCACCGCATCGGTGAGGGGGTAGAGGTTTTGTCCTAGGCGAAACACCTGCACGGTGTCCTCGCCATCCAGGTTCAGATAGATGAGCCGGGCCGCGTCAGCCAGGTAGCGGTGGATGCTGCGGGTGCTTTGCGAGTTGTCGAAAAACATCGCCACCCGCAAAGTCGGGGCGGGCGCGCAGGCGGTGACGGCGAGCACAACCGCGCCGATGAGCAGGGCAAAACCCGTCGGTCTGGACATGACAAATTCCTCCTGACGCCTGCGCGTGGATAGATCAGGAAGCGCAGCGGCCTCCGGGTGATTCAAAAGCTTTTCGATGGAACCGGTCGCCGTCGAGACGGCGGCCGGACGGGCTGGAACAGTCACCCTACGGCTAATACTATGGCATTTGGATTCAAGATGCAACTAGCAGTTTTGTAATTTATAAATTAATTACAAGGGTAATTGCCGTTTAATTTTGGAGTTTAACCAAATTCGGCTCAGCCGGCCGGGTGGATGGACAGGCCGTAGCGGTAGGCAAGTTTGGCAATCCGCTCGCGCAGGCGCTCGCGCAGGCTCTCTGGGGAGACGACGGCACAGTTTTCGCCGTGGGGAAAGATCTCGCGCAGGAACCAGAAAGAATTGCTCACAAAGCGGCGCACCAGCAACCGCCGCTCGCCGTCGTCCTCGATGAGCCTGGCGTCCTCCCCCGGCCTTCCCTGGTAAGCGTCCGCCAGATCCCCAAACAGGTGCATCTCGACGAGCACCCGGTCGAGGCCGGCGGTGCGCCACTCTCCCTGCTCGTCGGGCTTGACCTCGACGATTTTGTCGATGCGCAGCGAGCGGTTGTGGACTAGTTCGGCAATATCGCGGGTGCCAGGCTCCTCCACCCAACATTCCAGGTACTGATGCTTTTCTTTGAAGTCAATGTCGGCCCAGCGGACGGTCAAGTCGACCCGCCTACCGTTCGACTCTTCGTACAGCACGCGAAAAGGTAAATGATAAGTACAGCACTCTTCGAGCATCACCAGCCAGGGCGAATGGGGCCTGACCGCTTGCTTCTGGAGGCGGGTGCGCTGCAAATTTCCCAGTTCGGGGCGCTCCAACAACAGTTCGCCCAACTGCTGGGCATCCTCCAGTTGACCGGCGTTGTTCAAAAACTCGAACGCGGCTGTCAGCGAACGCAGCCGCTCTTCGCTCCAGCGCGGTCTGGTGGTGACGGCGTACTGGCGGCGGGCAATCATCTCGACTAAGCGGGTGGCGTTGCCGCGCTTGCCCCAGCGCAACCCCAACTCCGCAGCCAGCTGTGAGAGCTTCTCGCGGTCGTCCTTCTGGATCGACAGGGTCGTCATGTTCTGCGGATCTATCGCCATTGTCCGGTACTCTCTTGAAAATACCCAGGAACATTAGCAGGTTAACAGGAGAGCTAACTTTTGAGTAGATTATTAATTTGCCCTTGTAATATACCTGCCGCCTGTGAAGTGCCATGGCAAGGTGCTCAGTGGTGCAGCTCTACTGGCAGACAGATCAGGACACCCTGGTCCGCCGAGCGAGCGCGGCCAGGGTGTCAAGATTGTCGATTGAGGGCGCAACTTTTGACGCTGAGCCCACCCGGCGATAGATGCATTGGGCCCCCGATGGCGCCACGGCGCTGTCCCGGCGGGGCTGCTGCGGAGTAAGGGGGCGCAGCAAGCACGACAGGAGCTAAAGGTGCTGGGGCTCGTCGGGGTGGCGACCGACTGGGCCGGTGGAGGGTGGAGTAGAGCCGGAGGTGGAGACGGTCGTATCCCGCTGCTCGATGATTCGGCCGGTGGTGGAGCCAGGGCCGATGTCGGCGCCATGGCGCTCCAGGATGGCAAGCACGGTGTTTGCGTCGCGCACCGCTTCGACTACGACCAGAATGCGACCGGCCTCGTAGGCCCGTTCGTAGTAGCGGGCTTGCTCCTCAGTAAAGCCCAGACGCACCAGCGTCGAGTACACGATATTGGCAACACCGCGGCCCTTGG
Protein-coding sequences here:
- a CDS encoding vWA domain-containing protein → MSRPTGFALLIGAVVLAVTACAPAPTLRVAMFFDNSQSTRSIHRYLADAARLIYLNLDGEDTVQVFRLGQNLYPLTDAVHPEPDAFDRLLASLGRTLPQERGTSLGGALERGLQFVEERPGAPRAAATVLLVVFTDAADEGGTGTLNMPQPDLQRWAQRTARTGTFVLFVGPEGPRRERIDSALRPALGERLSLCGRDEAPACYLNALERFRAGLS
- the csx18 gene encoding CRISPR-associated protein Csx18 gives rise to the protein MQPQRLVFFRCLAVAAVNGLVTLVILLIAPLGLAAVLTCTALVALSSLGVALVGDSIAGWLLAGGGPLPVRRGRG
- a CDS encoding helix-turn-helix transcriptional regulator — translated: MAIDPQNMTTLSIQKDDREKLSQLAAELGLRWGKRGNATRLVEMIARRQYAVTTRPRWSEERLRSLTAAFEFLNNAGQLEDAQQLGELLLERPELGNLQRTRLQKQAVRPHSPWLVMLEECCTYHLPFRVLYEESNGRRVDLTVRWADIDFKEKHQYLECWVEEPGTRDIAELVHNRSLRIDKIVEVKPDEQGEWRTAGLDRVLVEMHLFGDLADAYQGRPGEDARLIEDDGERRLLVRRFVSNSFWFLREIFPHGENCAVVSPESLRERLRERIAKLAYRYGLSIHPAG
- the cas2 gene encoding CRISPR-associated endonuclease Cas2 gives rise to the protein MLWLVAYDIPVTKRRNKIAKLLLGYGKRVQYSVFECDLDDEKFQQLKSRLVKLLQLPEDSLRCYPLIENSRPKIVVYGGDEPYKAPDYIVV
- the cas1 gene encoding CRISPR-associated endonuclease Cas1, producing the protein MASLYLLEQGSQVGKQAEQLVITQQQRLLRQVPLAQIERLFLFGRIHLTADVVRTCLVRRIPAAYLSRQGWLYGTVSAPFAGRSRQRFLQWQANSDPGCSLAIARTLVAAKIHNQRVLLMRQQRRRAVSENELAVQILAYLEERVVRANSVQQLFGLEGAAAAQYFPAFGRQLQDGRFRLVERVRRPPTNPVNALLSFGYSLLWNHLRAVVEVYGLDPYPAHLHALDDGHLALISDLIEPFRAPIVDSLVITLINRRMLDESHFDYVQGSCYLGDVGRRLVIAQFEQYMAQTIQLPNEREGYRWELLDWAVRTYRDSLYRNQELVAYRIR
- a CDS encoding general stress protein gives rise to the protein MNVTGSGINPAPANEGVSAGSVLAGAFAEETAARQAIDSLSQAGYADEQILVAALERHEQDDLVKQTEAEPLNKESVATGGFGGALVEGFARLLPKGRGVANIVYSTLVRLGFTEEQARYYERAYEAGRILVVVEAVRDANTVLAILERHGADIGPGSTTGRIIEQRDTTVSTSGSTPPSTGPVGRHPDEPQHL